The following proteins come from a genomic window of Frankia casuarinae:
- a CDS encoding SAM-dependent methyltransferase yields MEPETFAPTAPEGPNVARVYDYFLGGAHNFPADREAAARVIETWPQIRDTTRVNRLFLGEAVRFLAGEVGLRQFLDIGSGMPTMGNVHEVAQQVTPDACVAYVDHDPVAVAHSQILLASNPKALAVEADLARPEEILTHPEITGLLDLSQPVGLLLVAILHFFPDDTDPQRLVASLRDALPAGSYLVLTHATGDGQGRDVADAAEVYRRTTAPFQLRDRDQVTGFFDGTELVEPGVVLLPGWEDDRQRRATTAAGRLPVYAGVGRIR; encoded by the coding sequence ATGGAGCCGGAGACGTTCGCCCCAACGGCGCCCGAGGGCCCGAACGTGGCCAGGGTCTACGACTACTTCCTCGGCGGGGCACACAACTTCCCCGCCGATCGGGAAGCCGCGGCGCGGGTCATCGAGACGTGGCCGCAGATCCGAGACACCACCCGGGTCAACCGTCTGTTCCTCGGTGAAGCAGTCCGCTTTCTCGCCGGCGAGGTCGGCCTTCGCCAGTTCCTCGACATTGGCTCCGGCATGCCGACGATGGGCAACGTCCACGAGGTCGCCCAACAGGTCACGCCGGACGCCTGCGTCGCCTACGTGGACCACGACCCCGTCGCGGTCGCGCACAGCCAGATCCTGCTCGCGTCCAATCCAAAGGCGCTGGCGGTGGAAGCCGACTTGGCCCGGCCCGAGGAGATCCTGACCCACCCGGAGATCACCGGCCTGCTGGACCTGTCCCAGCCGGTCGGGCTCCTGCTCGTGGCGATCCTGCACTTCTTCCCCGACGACACCGACCCGCAACGGCTGGTCGCCTCTCTGCGCGACGCCCTTCCGGCGGGCAGTTACCTGGTCTTGACCCACGCCACCGGCGACGGGCAGGGCAGGGACGTCGCGGACGCGGCCGAGGTGTACCGGCGCACGACCGCGCCGTTCCAGCTGCGCGACCGGGACCAGGTGACGGGGTTCTTCGACGGCACCGAGCTGGTCGAGCCCGGCGTGGTCCTGCTCCCGGGCTGGGAGGACGACCGGCAGCGCCGGGCGACGACGGCCGCCGGACGGCTGCCGGTCTACGCCGGCGTCGGTCGTATCCGATGA
- a CDS encoding tetratricopeptide repeat protein, whose protein sequence is MSRPKASLRAEQDDLRSRMRDRGMTHQEIAAEFARRYRFRPRAAHRHAFGWTLTQAADRINAYAAEHGLDPTGKAPMTEPKLSELENFPRSRVRRLMPQTLALLAGVYGTDVHTLLDLDDHDHLSPSDRLLLTSMGASAPAPAPSAPPSRALAGTPPLARSAADRSRDRPARGPAFDLVTWPVLAVGQHEPVEERLRHVRDQPRSVDLVTIALLRQRVEDLDAQYDRTPPTELLPEAGQLLTLVSYLRSQTPTMRLRRELLTAEAEAAILMGQLVWDASQRRDHRQAHTYLDRAAAAGRELRNPIAEGLALLRSTIVALHGERAPQTALDLARRCMAVTEGSSDVLAGLAALHAAEAYAMQRDTAECEQLLGHAEHLLGRTDAADEASYLYSPRHIPRMAGSCYLFLGQPRTAEELLGHAYSHLHNPAKADAIVLGNLALAQIRQGKPDEAAHAFSQALDVVTRTRGGGGITMAFTISRELGPWRHVPAVRDACDRLLDVMAPPVPTTP, encoded by the coding sequence ATGTCCAGGCCCAAGGCCAGCCTGCGCGCCGAACAGGACGACCTGCGCAGTCGGATGCGGGATCGCGGGATGACGCATCAGGAGATCGCCGCGGAGTTCGCCCGCCGCTACCGGTTTCGCCCTCGGGCGGCGCATCGGCATGCGTTCGGCTGGACGTTGACACAGGCCGCGGACCGGATCAACGCCTACGCCGCCGAACACGGGCTCGACCCCACGGGCAAAGCACCGATGACCGAGCCGAAGCTGAGCGAGCTGGAGAACTTCCCCCGGTCACGCGTGCGCCGGCTCATGCCCCAGACCCTGGCCCTGCTCGCCGGCGTCTACGGCACCGATGTTCACACCCTGCTCGACCTCGACGACCACGACCATCTCAGCCCCTCAGATCGGCTTCTCCTTACCAGCATGGGCGCCTCCGCGCCGGCCCCGGCCCCGTCTGCGCCGCCAAGTCGGGCCCTGGCCGGAACGCCGCCCCTGGCCCGATCCGCAGCCGACCGTTCGCGGGACCGACCGGCTCGCGGCCCGGCCTTCGATCTTGTGACCTGGCCTGTCCTGGCAGTGGGTCAGCACGAGCCGGTCGAGGAGCGTCTCCGCCATGTCCGCGACCAGCCCCGATCCGTGGATCTGGTGACGATCGCGCTCCTGCGCCAGCGGGTCGAAGACCTCGATGCCCAGTACGACCGCACGCCGCCGACAGAGCTGCTGCCCGAGGCAGGCCAGCTGCTCACTCTCGTGAGCTATCTGCGTTCCCAGACACCGACGATGCGGCTGCGCCGGGAACTGCTGACCGCGGAAGCCGAGGCGGCGATCCTGATGGGCCAGCTTGTCTGGGATGCCTCCCAGCGACGCGACCACCGCCAGGCCCACACCTATCTGGACCGGGCCGCCGCCGCAGGCCGGGAGCTGCGCAATCCGATCGCGGAAGGACTCGCGCTGCTGCGCTCCACGATCGTCGCTCTGCACGGTGAGCGGGCCCCACAGACGGCGCTCGATCTCGCTCGCCGGTGCATGGCGGTGACCGAAGGCTCCAGCGACGTCCTCGCCGGGCTGGCCGCCCTGCACGCCGCCGAGGCGTACGCGATGCAACGCGACACCGCCGAGTGCGAACAGCTGCTCGGCCACGCCGAACACCTTCTGGGCAGGACCGACGCCGCGGACGAGGCGAGCTACCTGTACTCGCCCAGGCACATCCCCCGCATGGCCGGCTCCTGCTACCTCTTCCTCGGCCAGCCGAGGACGGCCGAGGAGCTCCTGGGACACGCCTACTCCCACCTTCACAACCCGGCCAAGGCCGACGCGATCGTCCTGGGGAACCTTGCGCTCGCCCAGATCCGCCAAGGCAAACCCGACGAGGCCGCGCACGCTTTCAGCCAGGCCCTCGATGTGGTCACCCGCACGCGGGGCGGCGGCGGTATCACGATGGCGTTCACGATCAGCCGGGAACTGGGGCCCTGGCGCCATGTGCCGGCCGTCCGCGACGCCTGCGACCGTCTCCTCGATGTCATGGCGCCCCCAGTCCCTACAACCCCATGA
- a CDS encoding 5-formyltetrahydrofolate cyclo-ligase, giving the protein MNRDVHDAKQQVRDRIWALLEGEQAAPPGVHGYIPAFTGAEVAATRLAALPAWTSAHVVKAVPDRAQQPVRAHALRDGKTVYMAVPRLAEPLPFYRLDPAVLPLPPEQAADRHVAATIADPVGVDDMDPVDIVVCGSVAVNRAGVRLGKGAGYSDLEFALLQEAGLIQSTTIIVTTVHDLQVVDDDLPETRHDFSVDLIVTPTRTITCGPPHRPEGLYWQDLDDVTVSTIPVLAARRAAWLRFPGTPTAPENNQPRRRADEH; this is encoded by the coding sequence ATGAACCGCGACGTCCACGACGCCAAACAGCAGGTCCGCGACCGGATCTGGGCCCTTCTGGAAGGCGAACAGGCCGCGCCACCGGGCGTCCATGGGTATATCCCCGCGTTCACCGGCGCCGAGGTCGCCGCCACGCGGCTGGCCGCCCTACCCGCGTGGACCTCGGCGCACGTCGTGAAGGCTGTGCCCGATCGGGCGCAGCAACCCGTCCGCGCCCACGCGCTGCGCGACGGCAAGACCGTCTACATGGCCGTGCCCAGACTGGCCGAGCCGCTGCCGTTCTACCGTCTCGACCCCGCCGTGCTGCCCCTGCCTCCCGAGCAGGCCGCCGACCGGCACGTCGCCGCCACCATCGCCGACCCGGTCGGCGTGGACGACATGGACCCCGTCGACATCGTCGTGTGCGGCAGCGTCGCGGTCAACCGAGCCGGCGTTCGGCTCGGGAAAGGCGCCGGCTACTCCGACCTCGAATTCGCGCTTCTCCAGGAAGCCGGGCTCATCCAGTCCACCACCATCATCGTCACCACGGTCCATGACCTTCAGGTCGTCGATGACGACCTCCCGGAAACCCGCCACGATTTCAGCGTCGACCTCATCGTCACCCCCACCCGCACCATCACCTGCGGGCCACCCCACCGCCCGGAGGGCCTCTACTGGCAGGATCTCGACGACGTCACCGTCAGCACGATCCCCGTCCTCGCCGCCCGACGAGCGGCCTGGCTGCGGTTCCCGGGGACTCCTACAGCGCCCGAGAACAATCAACCTCGTCGCCGCGCCGACGAACACTGA
- a CDS encoding DUF5679 domain-containing protein, translated as MSDSTSSYEGYCLKCKEKRHYTGEVRISESRRRMARGSCPVCGSTINRILGKA; from the coding sequence GTGTCCGACAGCACCTCCAGCTACGAGGGTTACTGCCTCAAATGCAAGGAGAAACGCCACTACACCGGCGAGGTCCGGATCAGCGAGTCCCGCCGGCGGATGGCCCGAGGCTCATGCCCTGTCTGCGGCTCGACGATCAACCGCATCCTCGGCAAAGCGTGA
- a CDS encoding SAM-dependent methyltransferase, whose translation MASVTDEDSTVGGWNFQSAAKETAATTDLRTDAPNSARMYDYYLGGKDNFPADREAAEQVLAAFPQAWTVAHENRGFLRRATRFLAAEAGIRQFLDIGTGIPTSPNLHEIAQSVAPDTRVVYADNDPVVLAHARALLTTSPEGATAYLDADLRDPEKILGSAEVRATVDLSRQVGLSLIAILHFLLDDHDPYGIVKTLLDALPAGSFLALTHATADFAPAEADRAAAIYRDRGIPAQARSRAEVERFFTGLDLVDPGVVVAHRWHPDAPNTAGDPTDAEVSCYAAIARKP comes from the coding sequence GTGGCGTCAGTGACGGACGAGGACAGCACGGTCGGCGGCTGGAACTTTCAATCAGCGGCCAAGGAGACAGCTGCGACGACGGATCTCCGCACCGATGCACCCAACTCTGCGCGCATGTACGATTACTATTTGGGCGGTAAGGACAATTTTCCCGCCGACCGGGAAGCCGCCGAGCAGGTGCTGGCAGCATTTCCCCAGGCGTGGACGGTGGCCCATGAGAACCGGGGTTTTCTGCGGCGGGCGACGCGGTTCCTCGCCGCCGAGGCGGGGATACGCCAGTTTTTGGATATCGGCACTGGCATCCCGACCAGCCCGAACCTGCATGAGATAGCGCAGTCGGTAGCCCCCGATACCCGGGTCGTCTATGCGGACAATGATCCCGTCGTCCTGGCGCATGCCCGTGCCCTGCTGACCACCAGTCCGGAAGGCGCCACCGCCTACCTCGATGCCGACCTTCGGGACCCGGAGAAGATCCTTGGCTCGGCGGAGGTACGTGCCACTGTGGACCTGAGCCGGCAGGTCGGGCTGTCACTGATCGCGATCTTGCACTTCCTGCTCGACGACCACGACCCCTACGGCATCGTGAAGACGCTGCTGGACGCACTACCCGCTGGTAGCTTTCTGGCGCTCACGCACGCCACCGCCGACTTCGCGCCCGCCGAGGCGGACCGGGCCGCTGCCATCTACCGGGACCGCGGTATCCCTGCCCAGGCCCGCAGCCGAGCCGAGGTCGAGCGATTCTTCACGGGCCTTGATCTGGTCGATCCCGGGGTCGTCGTCGCACACCGCTGGCACCCCGACGCCCCCAACACCGCCGGTGATCCAACGGACGCGGAGGTGTCCTGCTACGCGGCCATCGCGCGCAAGCCGTAG
- a CDS encoding thiopeptide-type bacteriocin biosynthesis protein: MTTAKPATTPAGQVAEAVRAVLAGEALPEVAARTGLSAVDLQAALATYHAGGKRAVEARSAGRWYTVRVVFGDRTQAETTMSTIVAPVLDTLCASRRSVGWWFRREPRAWRIYLHNPDLAAAGQAIRRLGRTGTVAATVPEPYELDPQPFGGLTGAAIAQDLFVVESRAVLGYARLADPPLGRRELSVAVLDTLMIAAGLAWPARGDVYTRLAATHPNVDPTGARRLGAELLASLTDPASDLAFASAAAWTDGCADAGERLADAADNNLLTRGLVDVLATIVNAHWNRLGVPAATRAAFAHAVTHLYSP; this comes from the coding sequence ATGACAACGGCGAAACCGGCGACGACGCCTGCTGGCCAGGTCGCGGAGGCGGTGCGGGCCGTCCTCGCCGGAGAGGCTCTCCCCGAGGTCGCCGCCCGAACCGGTCTGTCGGCCGTGGATCTGCAAGCCGCCCTCGCGACTTACCACGCAGGCGGCAAAAGGGCGGTCGAGGCGCGATCCGCGGGCCGCTGGTACACCGTCCGCGTCGTCTTCGGCGACCGGACGCAGGCCGAGACGACGATGTCGACCATCGTGGCCCCGGTGCTCGACACGCTGTGCGCGAGTCGTCGGTCGGTCGGGTGGTGGTTTCGGCGGGAGCCTCGTGCCTGGCGGATCTACCTGCATAATCCCGACCTCGCCGCCGCTGGCCAGGCGATCCGTCGGCTGGGACGAACCGGAACTGTCGCCGCGACCGTTCCGGAGCCCTACGAACTGGACCCGCAGCCCTTCGGCGGACTTACCGGCGCCGCCATCGCCCAGGATCTCTTCGTCGTTGAGAGCCGAGCCGTCCTCGGCTACGCCCGCCTGGCCGATCCGCCGCTCGGCCGCCGCGAGCTGTCCGTCGCCGTCCTGGACACCCTGATGATCGCCGCCGGACTCGCCTGGCCCGCCCGCGGCGACGTCTACACCCGCCTCGCCGCGACCCATCCCAACGTCGACCCGACCGGCGCGCGCCGCCTCGGCGCGGAACTGCTCGCATCCCTGACCGACCCAGCCTCCGACCTGGCATTTGCGTCCGCCGCAGCGTGGACGGACGGCTGCGCCGACGCAGGCGAACGGCTCGCCGACGCCGCCGACAACAACCTGCTGACCCGCGGACTCGTTGATGTCCTGGCCACCATCGTCAACGCCCACTGGAACCGTCTCGGGGTGCCCGCAGCCACCCGGGCCGCATTCGCCCACGCGGTGACGCACCTCTACTCTCCTTAG
- a CDS encoding TIGR02391 family protein, with amino-acid sequence MLRKSLFHAVFEATKGLAERLRQLGGSQLDGAALVDYCFAVKTGSLRINAFRTETEISEHTGFANLLKGVFGTFRNPPAHTPRATAGWTITEPDALDLFSTLSLLHRRLDSATTVSRP; translated from the coding sequence ATCCTTCGCAAGTCGCTGTTCCACGCCGTGTTCGAGGCCACGAAGGGACTCGCGGAACGGCTGCGGCAGCTCGGCGGTTCGCAGCTCGACGGCGCCGCCCTCGTCGACTACTGCTTCGCGGTCAAGACCGGTTCCCTGCGGATCAACGCCTTCCGCACTGAAACAGAGATCAGCGAGCACACGGGGTTCGCGAACCTGCTCAAAGGGGTGTTCGGCACGTTCCGTAACCCTCCGGCCCACACGCCACGGGCCACGGCGGGATGGACCATCACCGAGCCCGACGCCCTGGATCTGTTCTCGACGCTGTCGCTCCTGCACCGACGCCTGGACAGCGCTACCACGGTGTCGCGGCCATGA
- a CDS encoding endonuclease/exonuclease/phosphatase family protein — MAQVRFATYNTLDLFASDSPDERERYRRVVEVIRGLDADVVAVQEIIAPDVEVAAGRLRTLADDAGMECTYEPNRPAIAAGRQRFHVGLLWRPGLSVVPGSFRTYGAADFWHALAKITIEIAGRQIQHASHHATPFGRHMRADQMERVVAVMTRPEGSPPGLIGADWNCVGADRRPDGSYYDPDPYADSDWYADLIYQTVWGYDERGRRRHRADREPGEVLYAGGLADAAVVLDRPWEATVGHWPGNTFGDRRIDAIRVTAEIAPALRAVEVTRTELARSASDHLPVTVTYETTALGAQAQRSNPQLPS; from the coding sequence ATGGCCCAGGTTCGGTTCGCGACGTACAACACCCTCGACCTCTTCGCGTCCGACAGTCCGGACGAGCGGGAGCGTTACCGGCGAGTTGTCGAGGTGATCCGCGGTCTGGACGCGGACGTGGTTGCGGTCCAAGAGATCATCGCCCCCGATGTCGAGGTCGCCGCGGGGCGGCTGCGGACCCTCGCCGACGACGCCGGGATGGAGTGCACCTACGAGCCGAACCGGCCCGCGATCGCCGCCGGCCGGCAGCGCTTCCACGTCGGCCTGCTATGGCGGCCGGGGCTGAGCGTGGTCCCGGGGTCGTTCCGCACATACGGGGCGGCGGACTTCTGGCACGCCCTCGCGAAGATCACAATCGAGATTGCCGGACGGCAGATACAGCACGCGAGCCACCACGCGACCCCGTTCGGCCGGCACATGCGGGCCGACCAGATGGAGCGGGTCGTGGCGGTGATGACCCGACCCGAGGGCAGCCCGCCCGGCCTGATCGGCGCGGACTGGAACTGCGTCGGCGCCGACCGGCGGCCGGACGGCTCCTACTACGACCCGGACCCGTATGCCGACAGCGACTGGTACGCGGATTTGATCTACCAGACGGTGTGGGGCTACGACGAGCGGGGCCGCCGGCGGCACCGGGCCGACCGGGAGCCGGGCGAGGTGCTGTACGCGGGCGGGCTCGCGGACGCCGCGGTCGTGCTGGATCGGCCGTGGGAGGCCACCGTCGGGCACTGGCCCGGCAACACCTTCGGAGACCGGCGGATCGACGCGATCCGCGTAACCGCCGAGATCGCCCCGGCCCTGCGCGCGGTCGAGGTCACCCGGACCGAGCTCGCGCGCAGCGCCTCAGATCACCTGCCCGTCACAGTCACCTACGAGACCACGGCTCTCGGCGCGCAGGCGCAGCGCAGCAACCCGCAGCTTCCCTCGTGA
- a CDS encoding ATP-binding protein: MPTLIWINGPNAVGKTQVAHNLHRRLPGSFISDPEHLGFAMRRMLPKPRRMDFRDVPLWRQAVSEMLHLALQGPEDPVIAPMTILDPGLLGELTASARAAGHRVEHVTLLADRTTMIRRIHRRGETSRSFSARQLDRALDVLRAPEFARHLPTDTLSISAVADDVASHTGFTLSPDTSGRLVRQGRQLAVQLRHIRLNA, from the coding sequence GTGCCGACCCTCATCTGGATCAACGGTCCGAACGCCGTCGGGAAGACCCAGGTCGCCCACAACCTGCACCGCAGACTGCCCGGAAGCTTCATCAGTGACCCCGAGCACCTCGGCTTCGCGATGCGCCGGATGCTCCCGAAGCCCCGGCGCATGGACTTCCGCGACGTCCCCCTGTGGCGCCAGGCGGTCAGCGAAATGCTCCACCTTGCTCTCCAAGGGCCCGAGGACCCGGTGATCGCGCCGATGACCATCCTCGACCCCGGCCTGCTCGGCGAGCTGACGGCCTCGGCCCGCGCCGCCGGGCACCGCGTCGAGCACGTCACGCTGCTTGCCGACCGCACGACGATGATCCGCCGCATCCACCGACGCGGTGAGACGTCCCGCAGTTTCAGCGCCCGCCAGCTCGACCGTGCCCTCGACGTCCTGCGGGCTCCCGAGTTCGCTCGTCATCTCCCCACCGACACCCTGTCGATCTCCGCCGTGGCGGATGACGTCGCAAGCCACACGGGGTTCACGCTCAGCCCTGACACATCAGGGCGACTCGTGCGACAGGGACGCCAACTCGCCGTCCAGCTCCGCCACATCCGCCTTAACGCTTGA
- a CDS encoding GNAT family N-acetyltransferase gives MAWFMTGSIEEFLAVAGEFLMSQLAENTVLVTVAETLQARGMAAFGDAAPLFGWWLEAGGPIESAFVHTPPNPVLLTTVPPRAVESLVASWPRGRPLSGVNAPAQVASAFASSWHQGTAAAPSLHRRERLYRLGDLAAPQPKPAGRPRAAEATDKDLLVAWVTAFQEETGAAAGNAPRRVDDRLSYGGFTLWEVDGAPVSVAGITRPVGGMIRIGPVYTPPGFWRRGYAGAVTAAVSQTALEAGAREVLLFTDLANPTSNSVYQRLGFEPVEDRVVLLYERTPTPSI, from the coding sequence GTGGCCTGGTTCATGACCGGAAGCATTGAGGAGTTTCTCGCGGTGGCGGGCGAGTTTCTGATGTCCCAGCTGGCCGAGAACACCGTGTTGGTCACCGTCGCCGAGACGCTCCAAGCGCGTGGCATGGCGGCATTCGGGGATGCGGCTCCCCTGTTCGGTTGGTGGCTGGAGGCTGGCGGACCCATCGAGAGCGCATTCGTGCATACCCCACCGAATCCCGTCCTTCTGACGACCGTTCCGCCGCGGGCAGTCGAGTCGCTGGTCGCGTCCTGGCCGCGCGGAAGGCCGCTGTCCGGGGTAAATGCGCCAGCGCAGGTGGCCAGCGCATTTGCCTCGTCCTGGCACCAGGGGACAGCTGCCGCGCCATCTCTTCATCGCCGGGAGCGTTTGTATCGGCTCGGAGACCTCGCAGCGCCCCAGCCAAAGCCCGCAGGTCGTCCTCGTGCGGCCGAGGCAACCGACAAGGACCTGCTCGTGGCCTGGGTCACGGCGTTCCAAGAAGAGACCGGTGCGGCCGCCGGCAACGCCCCGAGGCGGGTCGATGACCGTCTCAGCTATGGCGGCTTCACCCTGTGGGAGGTCGACGGTGCGCCGGTGTCGGTGGCCGGAATTACCCGGCCGGTAGGCGGGATGATCCGCATCGGGCCGGTATATACCCCGCCGGGCTTCTGGCGAAGAGGCTACGCCGGGGCGGTGACAGCGGCGGTGAGCCAGACCGCGCTGGAAGCGGGAGCGCGCGAGGTCCTGTTGTTCACCGATCTGGCCAATCCGACCAGCAACAGCGTGTATCAGCGGCTCGGCTTCGAACCTGTCGAAGACCGCGTCGTGCTGCTGTACGAGCGCACGCCCACGCCTTCGATCTGA
- a CDS encoding DUF4037 domain-containing protein has product MSGRDLCRRFYEQAVRPLIPGVPHAAALLGEGSEVLGFDDEVSTDHDFGPRVQLFVPPGLDTTPIEIAMERLPARFDGFPVVYPDGDRYDGWPHHQVEVTTARVFFVDRLGVDPADGMDLADWLLAPTQILASLTAGVVLHDPLDLLTARRRALAWYPDDVWRYVLAAGWLRVSQEEPFIGRTGSRGDDLGSRILAARLARDLVRIGFLLECRWAPYSKWLMTAFGQLTLADQVGEHLGRALDAPRWRDREAALCAAASHLATATNRLGLAEPVDPAPRRFHSRNIQVLGAQRLTRVLTDAISDPGLRALLTRLGHQPDGPLGHLPGAIDQATDSVEILTQPNRRRDYAALLGLWS; this is encoded by the coding sequence GTGTCCGGTCGCGATCTTTGCCGACGGTTCTACGAACAGGCAGTTCGGCCGCTGATCCCTGGCGTGCCCCACGCTGCCGCGTTGCTCGGTGAGGGTTCCGAGGTACTCGGCTTCGACGACGAGGTCTCCACGGACCACGATTTCGGCCCCCGCGTGCAGCTGTTTGTCCCGCCAGGTCTCGATACCACGCCGATCGAGATCGCCATGGAGAGGCTGCCAGCGCGGTTCGACGGTTTCCCGGTTGTCTATCCCGACGGGGACCGATACGACGGCTGGCCACATCACCAGGTGGAGGTGACCACTGCGCGGGTGTTCTTCGTCGACCGGCTCGGCGTCGACCCGGCCGACGGGATGGATCTGGCGGACTGGCTGCTGGCCCCGACCCAGATCCTGGCCAGTCTCACAGCCGGTGTGGTCCTGCACGACCCGCTCGATCTGCTCACCGCGCGGCGCCGGGCGCTGGCCTGGTACCCAGACGACGTCTGGCGCTACGTCCTGGCAGCCGGCTGGCTGCGGGTCAGCCAGGAAGAACCGTTCATCGGCCGCACCGGCAGCCGGGGCGACGACCTCGGCTCGCGCATACTCGCCGCCCGCCTGGCCCGTGACCTCGTCCGGATCGGCTTTCTCCTCGAATGCCGCTGGGCCCCGTACAGCAAATGGCTGATGACCGCGTTCGGGCAGTTGACCCTCGCGGACCAGGTCGGCGAGCACCTGGGCCGCGCGCTCGATGCGCCGCGGTGGCGGGACCGCGAAGCAGCGCTGTGCGCCGCGGCCAGTCACCTCGCCACCGCCACCAACCGGCTCGGTCTGGCCGAGCCCGTCGACCCCGCGCCGCGACGCTTTCACTCCCGAAACATCCAGGTACTCGGCGCGCAACGCCTCACCCGCGTGCTGACCGACGCGATCAGCGATCCGGGGCTGCGGGCCCTCCTCACCCGGCTCGGACACCAACCCGACGGCCCGCTTGGCCATCTCCCCGGCGCGATCGACCAGGCTACCGACAGCGTCGAAATCCTCACTCAACCGAACCGCCGCCGCGACTACGCAGCCCTCCTTGGCCTCTGGTCCTGA
- a CDS encoding helix-turn-helix domain-containing protein translates to MTSPTRPEPLHDETYLPGEDTGEIIDFLAALRDRGRQTADPRPRLTGPDGHSVELPEPMFNVLLQVAAAMKAGLAVTVAPHHLTMSTQEAADLLRISRTTLVRLLESGAIPFEKPSRHRKVRLDDLLEYRRRQRHAADLAFADMVADTERLGLYDVSPDETRAALKAARKKTEG, encoded by the coding sequence ATGACCTCACCCACCCGACCCGAACCGCTCCACGACGAGACGTACCTGCCAGGCGAGGACACCGGTGAGATCATCGACTTCCTGGCCGCGCTTCGCGACCGCGGCCGGCAGACCGCCGACCCGCGACCTCGGCTCACCGGCCCGGACGGGCACAGCGTCGAGCTTCCCGAGCCGATGTTCAATGTCCTTCTGCAGGTCGCCGCGGCGATGAAGGCGGGCCTAGCCGTCACGGTGGCGCCGCACCATCTGACGATGTCCACCCAGGAAGCCGCGGACCTGCTCCGTATCTCCCGCACCACCCTGGTTCGGCTGCTGGAGAGCGGCGCCATCCCGTTCGAGAAGCCCAGCCGCCACCGCAAGGTCCGCCTCGACGACCTCCTGGAGTACCGCCGACGCCAACGCCACGCCGCCGACCTCGCCTTCGCCGACATGGTCGCCGATACCGAGCGTCTCGGCCTCTACGACGTCAGCCCCGACGAGACCCGGGCGGCACTGAAAGCCGCACGCAAGAAGACCGAAGGCTGA
- a CDS encoding PIN domain-containing protein, translating into MFSALLDTCVLVPSRARDMLLEIASTGAYRPLWSSEILDELERTLRTLLAKRGVSPEEADAYLTRLFRQMKTTFPDAPVTGWERLVPTIELPDPDDRHVVAAAMAGRADVIVTDNLTDFPPAALPMPLTRQSLDDFFLDELDLHPDLVVKAVRAIAARTGRSGPTLTAYDIATYLRAHGAPAFGARLLVALDQTARPAP; encoded by the coding sequence ATGTTCTCAGCGCTACTCGACACCTGCGTCCTCGTGCCCAGCAGGGCGCGCGACATGCTGCTTGAGATCGCCAGCACCGGTGCCTACCGGCCGCTCTGGTCGAGCGAGATCCTGGACGAGCTCGAACGGACCCTGCGCACGCTGCTCGCCAAGCGTGGCGTGTCACCAGAAGAAGCCGATGCCTACCTCACCCGCCTCTTCCGGCAGATGAAGACCACCTTCCCGGACGCCCCCGTGACCGGCTGGGAACGGCTCGTGCCGACCATCGAACTCCCTGACCCCGACGACCGGCACGTCGTCGCCGCCGCCATGGCCGGCCGAGCCGACGTGATCGTTACCGACAACCTCACGGACTTTCCACCCGCCGCGCTTCCCATGCCCCTGACTCGCCAGTCCCTCGACGACTTCTTCCTTGACGAACTCGACCTCCACCCGGACCTCGTCGTCAAGGCCGTTCGTGCCATCGCCGCCCGGACCGGCAGATCCGGCCCCACGCTGACCGCCTACGACATCGCTACCTACCTGCGTGCCCACGGCGCCCCGGCATTCGGCGCACGCCTTCTCGTTGCACTCGATCAGACGGCAAGACCGGCTCCGTAG